A window of Mangifera indica cultivar Alphonso chromosome 11, CATAS_Mindica_2.1, whole genome shotgun sequence contains these coding sequences:
- the LOC123228942 gene encoding RING-H2 finger protein ATL80 → MTRPFFRLLGGVNSTTTESPEAAATVDSDYVVILAALLCALICVLGLIAVARCAWLRRLSGGANNSATTASTTARTSPANKGLKKKILRSLPKLAFTAETSSKFSDCAICLTEFAFGDEIRILPQCGHGFHVACIDTWLGSHSSCPSCRQILVVARCQKCGGLPPASSSSSGAAATAETSESRLKEGEDDVNRFLP, encoded by the coding sequence ATGACTCGTCCTTTCTTCAGGCTCTTAGGCGGCGTGAACTCAACCACCACTGAGTCACCGGAAGCTGCCGCCACCGTCGACTCTGACTATGTTGTAATTCTTGCTGCTCTCCTCTGCGCCTTGATATGTGTTCTCGGTCTCATAGCCGTCGCTCGCTGCGCCTGGCTCCGCAGACTCTCCGGCGGAGCCAACAACTCCGCTACCACCGCCTCCACAACCGCCCGAACTTCTCCTGCCAACAAAGGCCTCAAAAAGAAGATCCTCCGCTCGCTTCCGAAGCTCGCTTTCACCGCGGAAACCTCCTCGAAGTTCTCCGATTGTGCGATTTGCTTGACAGAGTTCGCTTTCGGAGACGAAATTAGGATCCTACCTCAGTGCGGTCACGGTTTCCATGTAGCGTGTATAGACACGTGGCTCGGGTCCCACTCGTCGTGTCCGTCGTGCCGTCAGATATTAGTGGTGGCCAGATGTCAAAAGTGTGGAGGATTGCCGCCGGCGAGCTCTTCTAGCTCCGGTGCAGCGGCAACAGCTGAAACCAGTGAATCAAGATTGAAGGAAGGAGAAGACGATGTGAATAGGTTCTTGCCCTAG